In a single window of the Gossypium hirsutum isolate 1008001.06 chromosome D02, Gossypium_hirsutum_v2.1, whole genome shotgun sequence genome:
- the LOC107908806 gene encoding LOW QUALITY PROTEIN: BEL1-like homeodomain protein 7 (The sequence of the model RefSeq protein was modified relative to this genomic sequence to represent the inferred CDS: inserted 1 base in 1 codon; substituted 1 base at 1 genomic stop codon) — protein MATYYTGSDNQRDTVPMIYMRESMPGSYAESPVLQGNTMMYMNSGSYSDAFAGNSQQQNNCIGMQGVEASDSTSQQHGIMSNLGGSHVVEHDFGAWRDAXSILHNGQNLQGPQGLSLRLGTQIPFGIQMPSIPFWNPDSDLASFLSHNPSLTGGRNGSSRDEQPRNAGYLPHGFSGANQGTNKGDLYACGMSSMSRAIPNSKYLKAAQQLLDEVVNVPKALKQIDGEKNRMKSCKEGDERSKNVLSNQQESSNNIQKELSHAERQELQSKLTKLLSMLDEVDRRYKQYYHQMQIVVSSFDAIAGCGAAKPYTAVAQQTISRHFRCLKDTINGQIQATRKSLGEQDTLEDGXGVRITCLRYVEQQLRQQKALQQLGMMPQHAWRPQRGLPESSVSILRAWLFEHFLHPYPKDSEKIMLARQTGLTRSQVSNWFINARVRLWKPMVEEMYKEEFADLEMDSHSSSENAVKARKGNTRTSEDIGEDQQQSGSSSATERCSAGQLVDSKSNHVPDVDIAGTITTTVFQNVTHREAETEYGLLRLSEVQRPNVDNSNLFLDGITHSDGVGDRFMKATTTSYHVSELGRFGNASGVSLTLGLQHCEDGSIPMSGVGHQNFVAMTRDNDIYNPAASSIGPETTDSEYVTPGNRQHRFNSSHLLHDFVA, from the exons ATGGCTACTTATTACACTGGTTCTGATAATCAAAGGGACACCGTTCCGATGATCTATATGAGAGAATCGATGCCTGGTTCGTATGCAGAGTCACCGGTTTTGCAGGGTAATAcgatgatgtatatgaattccgGGTCGTACTCGGATGCATTTGCTGGGAATTCTCAACAGCAAAACAATTGTATTGGGATGCAGGGTGTGGAAGCATCGGATTCGACTTCGCAACAACACGGAATTATGTCGAATCTCGGTGGATCACATGTTGTGGAGCATGATTTTGGTGCTTGGAGGGATG AGAGCATCCTTCACAATGGTCAAAACTTGCAGGGTCCTCAAGGATTGTCCTTAAGACTTGGCACTCAAATTCCCTTTGGTATTCAAATGCCTTCTATCCCTTTTTGGAATCCCGATTCGGATTTGGCCTCGTTCTTGAGTCATAATCCGTCGCTTACTGGAGGCAGGAATGGCTCTTCAAGAGATGAACAACCGAGGAATGCGGGATATCTGCCACATGGCTTTTCTGGTGCTAACCAAGGCACGAATAAAGGGGACTTATACGCGTGTGGAATGTCGAGTATGTCGAGAGCTATTCCTAATTCTAAATATCTCAAGGCAGCACAACAATTGCTTGATGAAGTTGTTAATGTTCCAAAGGCTTTAAAGCAAATTGACGGGGAGAAAAACCGGATGAAGAGTTGCAAAGAGGGTGATGAGAGATCGAAGAATGTGCTTTCGAACCAGCAAGAATCATCGAATAACATTCAAAAGGAGCTTTCACATGCTGAAAGACAAGAACTACAAAGCAAGTTAACCAAGTTATTGTCCATGTTGGATGAG GTTGATAGAAGGTATAAACAATATTATCATCAGATGCAGATCGTAGTGTCATCGTTTGATGCAATAGCAGGGTGTGGAGCCGCTAAGCCTTACACTGCAGTTGCACAACAGACTATATCCCGTCATTTTCGATGCTTGAAAGATACAATTAATGGTCAAATTCAGGCAACACGTAAAAGTCTTGGGGAGCAGGATACTTTAGAAGACGGTTAAGGAGTACGGATTACTTGTCTGCGTTACGTGGAGCAACAGCTAAGGCAACAAAAAGCTCTGCAGCAACTTGGTATGATGCCACAACATGCATGGAGGCCTCAAAGAGGGCTGCCGGAAAGCTCCGTTTCAATACTTCGTGCTTGGCTGTTCGAGCATTTTCTTCAtcc CTACCCAAAAGATTCCGAGAAGATCATGCTAGCAAGACAAACAGGCTTGACCCGAAGTCAG GTTTCGAATTGGTTTATAAATGCGAGAGTACGTCTTTGGAAGCCGATGGTCGAGGAGATGTACAAGGAAGAATTTGCAGATTTGGAAATGGACTCTCATTCTTCATCTGAAAATGCAGTCAAAGCAAGGAAAGGCAATACAAGGACCTCTGAGGACATAGGTGAAGATCAGCAACAAAGTGGGAGTTCATCGGCCACGGAGAGATGTAGCGCTGGACAGTTGGTGGATTCCAAATCCAACCATGTCCCTGATGTAGATATTGCAGGAACAATAACCACTACCGTTTTCCAAAATGTCACGCACAGAGAAGCTGAAACCGAGTACGGTTTACTAAGGCTAAGCGAGGTGCAGAGGCCTAATGTGGATAACTCCAATCTCTTCCTCGATGGAATTACTCATTCTGATGGCGTTGGTGATCGGTTTATGAAAGCCACTACCACTTCTTACCATGTGTCGGAATTAGGGAGGTTCGGGAATGCAAGTGGTGTCTCACTCACTTTAGGATTGCAGCATTGTGAGGATGGTAGTATACCTATGTCAGGTGTGGGCCATCAAAACTTTGTCGCAATGACTCGAGACAATGACATATACAATCCAGCAGCATCTTCCATAGGACCTGAAACAACAGATAGTGAATACGTAACTCCCGGTAACCGGCAGCACAGGTTCAATTCCTCACATTTGTTACATGATTTTGTAGCGTGA